In Janthinobacterium sp. J1-1, a single genomic region encodes these proteins:
- a CDS encoding branched-chain amino acid ABC transporter ATP-binding protein/permease translates to MNKLTKLALCAAGLAVLALFPVVIPNPYYIHLAETILIYAILLFGLDIVVGYTGQVSLGHAGLFGIGSYATGVLVFKLGLPFWLAMPASIVGAAVFGAILALPALRVTGPYLAMVTLAFGTIVQILINEMSFLTEGPMGIKIHKPSMFGHKLSEVEYYYMVAALMVISLIVVHRILKSNLGRAFEALRDSPIASDCMGVSVYRYKVYAFVISAGFAGLAGSLYAYSEEYISPNTYNFELTILFLLAVIMGGRKTRSGSLIGALIVVMLPSLLSDIELFRKIAVAAAVLGVIGSIFMLARKRTTVRGVIVPVIATIGLAAFSYKLDNMVDWRLTIFGLMTLFVVYYLQDGIVGFLMSFVGKGRRHVQAVAASGVAPFDHAQGGQQGATLLRVDQALMQFGGLKALNQVDLNVTQGSVHGLIGPNGSGKSTMMNVLTGIYKPTAGKVEFAGAVISGRTPSEIALGGVARTFQNVQLFGEMTATENVLVGLHNTFQSNVLDVMLQTPRYRREEKAARARAASILEFVGLADLANEEARNLPYGKQRLLEIGRALGLNPRLLLLDEPAAGLTAPDIKELMAIIRKIREHGITIILIEHHMDVVMALSDVVTVLDFGQKIAEGIPSAVQSDPKVIEAYLGGSDETLAPVAH, encoded by the coding sequence ATGAACAAACTCACCAAGCTGGCGCTGTGCGCGGCGGGATTGGCCGTGCTCGCGCTGTTCCCGGTCGTTATCCCGAATCCCTACTATATCCACCTGGCCGAAACCATATTGATCTACGCCATTCTGCTGTTCGGCCTCGATATCGTGGTCGGCTACACGGGCCAGGTGTCGCTGGGCCACGCCGGCCTGTTCGGCATCGGCTCGTACGCCACCGGCGTGCTGGTGTTCAAGCTGGGCCTGCCGTTCTGGCTGGCCATGCCCGCCAGCATCGTGGGTGCGGCCGTGTTCGGCGCCATCCTGGCCCTGCCGGCCCTGCGCGTGACCGGGCCCTACCTGGCGATGGTGACTCTGGCCTTCGGCACCATCGTGCAAATCCTGATCAATGAAATGAGCTTCCTGACGGAAGGCCCGATGGGCATCAAGATCCACAAGCCGTCGATGTTCGGCCATAAACTGTCCGAGGTCGAGTACTACTATATGGTGGCGGCGCTGATGGTGATCTCGCTGATCGTCGTGCACCGCATCCTGAAATCGAACCTGGGGCGCGCCTTCGAGGCGCTGCGCGACAGCCCGATCGCCTCCGACTGCATGGGCGTGTCGGTCTACCGCTACAAGGTGTATGCCTTCGTGATCAGCGCCGGTTTCGCCGGCCTGGCCGGCAGTCTGTATGCGTATTCGGAAGAATATATCTCGCCCAATACCTACAACTTCGAGCTGACCATTCTGTTCCTGCTGGCCGTGATCATGGGCGGGCGCAAGACGCGCTCCGGTTCGCTGATCGGCGCGCTGATCGTCGTGATGCTGCCCAGCCTGCTGTCCGATATTGAGCTCTTCCGCAAGATTGCGGTGGCCGCCGCCGTGCTGGGTGTGATCGGATCCATCTTCATGCTGGCCAGGAAGCGCACCACCGTGCGCGGCGTGATCGTGCCGGTGATCGCCACCATCGGCCTGGCCGCGTTTTCCTACAAGCTCGACAATATGGTCGACTGGCGGCTGACCATCTTCGGCCTGATGACCCTGTTCGTCGTGTATTACCTGCAGGACGGCATCGTCGGCTTTTTGATGAGCTTTGTCGGCAAGGGCCGGCGCCATGTGCAAGCGGTGGCTGCCAGTGGCGTGGCGCCGTTCGACCATGCCCAGGGTGGACAGCAGGGCGCCACCTTGCTGCGGGTTGACCAGGCGCTGATGCAGTTCGGCGGCCTGAAAGCACTGAACCAGGTCGACCTGAACGTCACGCAGGGTTCTGTCCACGGCCTGATCGGTCCCAACGGCTCGGGCAAGAGCACCATGATGAATGTGCTGACCGGCATCTACAAGCCGACCGCCGGCAAGGTGGAATTCGCCGGCGCCGTGATTTCCGGGCGCACGCCTTCCGAAATCGCCCTGGGCGGCGTGGCGCGCACCTTCCAGAATGTGCAGTTGTTCGGCGAAATGACGGCCACCGAAAACGTGCTGGTGGGCCTGCACAATACTTTCCAGTCGAACGTGCTGGACGTGATGCTGCAGACGCCGCGCTACAGGCGTGAGGAAAAGGCGGCGCGCGCGCGGGCGGCCAGCATCCTGGAATTCGTTGGCCTGGCGGACCTGGCCAACGAGGAGGCGCGCAACCTGCCGTACGGCAAGCAACGGCTGCTGGAAATCGGCCGCGCGCTGGGCCTCAATCCGCGCCTGCTGCTGCTCGACGAGCCGGCCGCCGGACTCACCGCGCCCGATATCAAGGAGCTGATGGCGATTATCCGCAAGATCCGCGAGCACGGCATCACCATTATCCTGATCGAGCACCATATGGACGTGGTGATGGCCTTGTCCGACGTGGTGACCGTGCTGGACTTCGGCCAGAAGATTGCCGAAGGCATCCCGAGCGCGGTGCAGAGCGATCCGAAAGTGATCGAAGCCTACCTGGGCGGCAGCGACGAAACCCTGGCGCCTGTGGCGCACTGA
- a CDS encoding branched-chain amino acid ABC transporter permease codes for MEIFLQLVFSGVALGMIYAVIAFGYQLTFATSGTLNFGQGESLMLGALVGLSLVGSIHGGPYMSYLLMIPIVIAFGALQGVFVEWIGVRPAIKIKSEFGWIMSTIALAIIFKNVAENIWGKDDLMFPSPLSSAPFQLFGANVQQMQVAVIIGALAIMLAVELFNRKSIYGKAVVATANDRDAAGLMGINTGMVITFSYALSSATAAFAGVLVAPLTLTGATMGASLGLKAFAVAIIGGLTSGVGAIVGGLILGIAETTTGYYISTGYKEVPGLLLLLLVLAIKPSGLFGKAAIKKV; via the coding sequence ATGGAAATCTTCCTGCAGCTAGTCTTCAGCGGCGTAGCACTGGGCATGATTTACGCCGTCATCGCCTTTGGCTACCAACTCACCTTTGCCACTTCCGGCACGCTCAATTTCGGCCAGGGCGAATCCCTGATGCTGGGCGCGCTCGTCGGCCTGTCCCTGGTGGGCAGCATCCACGGCGGCCCCTACATGAGTTACCTGCTGATGATCCCCATCGTGATCGCCTTCGGCGCGCTGCAGGGCGTGTTCGTCGAGTGGATCGGCGTGCGCCCCGCGATCAAGATCAAGTCCGAATTCGGCTGGATCATGTCGACCATCGCGCTGGCCATCATCTTCAAGAATGTGGCGGAAAACATCTGGGGCAAGGATGACCTGATGTTTCCCTCGCCACTCAGTTCCGCGCCGTTCCAGCTATTTGGCGCCAATGTGCAGCAGATGCAGGTGGCCGTGATCATCGGCGCGCTGGCCATCATGCTGGCGGTCGAGCTGTTCAACCGCAAGTCGATCTACGGCAAGGCCGTGGTCGCCACCGCCAACGACCGCGACGCGGCCGGGCTGATGGGCATCAACACCGGCATGGTGATCACGTTTTCGTATGCGCTGTCGTCCGCCACGGCCGCGTTTGCCGGCGTGCTGGTCGCGCCCCTGACCCTGACCGGCGCCACCATGGGCGCCTCGCTGGGCCTGAAGGCGTTTGCGGTGGCGATTATCGGCGGCCTGACCTCGGGCGTGGGCGCCATCGTCGGCGGCCTGATCCTGGGCATTGCCGAGACCACCACCGGTTATTACATCTCCACCGGCTACAAGGAAGTGCCGGGCCTGCTGTTGCTGCTGCTGGTACTGGCCATCAAGCCGTCCGGCCTGTTCGGCAAAGCCGCGATCAAGAAAGTCTGA
- a CDS encoding ABC transporter substrate-binding protein, with amino-acid sequence MKFKQKLLVASLVLGFSQAAVAADPIKIGVSGPFTGGSAPMGVSMRDGVKLAVAEINAKGGVLGRSLLLIERDDEAKNERGVQIAQELINKEKVAATVGYINTGVALASQRFYQEAKIPVMNNVATGSIVTKQFADQPENYIFRNAANDQIQSHMIVEEAVTRRNFKKVAILADSTNYGQLGREDLEKALDKKGLKAVVVEKYNIKDVDMTAQLLKAKQAGAEVVLTYGIGPELAQIANGMEKLGWKVPLIGSWTLAMGNFIDNAGKNGNGTRMPQTFIQDASTPKRKAFIDAYVATYKPSGGRMPSAVSAAQGYDSIYLLAAAFKQAGGTDGPKVRAALENLTEKVEGAVTTYDKPFSKTDHEAITADLTVFGEVKDGKVVQAK; translated from the coding sequence ATGAAGTTCAAACAGAAATTGCTCGTGGCAAGTTTGGTATTGGGTTTCTCGCAAGCGGCCGTGGCAGCCGACCCCATCAAGATCGGCGTGTCCGGTCCGTTTACCGGCGGTTCCGCGCCGATGGGCGTGTCGATGCGCGACGGCGTCAAGCTGGCCGTGGCGGAAATCAATGCCAAGGGCGGCGTGCTGGGCCGCTCGCTGCTGTTGATCGAGCGCGACGACGAAGCGAAGAACGAACGCGGCGTGCAGATCGCCCAGGAACTGATCAACAAGGAAAAAGTCGCCGCCACCGTCGGTTACATCAACACGGGCGTGGCGCTGGCCTCGCAGCGCTTCTACCAGGAAGCCAAGATCCCCGTGATGAACAATGTGGCCACCGGCTCCATCGTCACCAAGCAGTTTGCCGACCAGCCTGAAAATTATATCTTCCGCAACGCCGCCAACGACCAGATCCAGTCGCACATGATCGTCGAGGAAGCCGTCACGCGCCGCAACTTCAAGAAAGTGGCAATCCTGGCCGACTCCACCAACTACGGCCAGCTGGGCCGCGAAGACCTGGAAAAAGCGCTCGATAAAAAAGGCCTGAAAGCGGTGGTGGTCGAGAAATACAATATCAAGGACGTCGACATGACGGCCCAATTGCTGAAGGCGAAACAGGCGGGCGCGGAAGTGGTGCTGACCTACGGCATCGGCCCTGAACTGGCGCAGATCGCCAACGGCATGGAAAAACTGGGCTGGAAAGTGCCGCTGATCGGCAGCTGGACCTTGGCCATGGGCAACTTCATCGATAACGCCGGCAAGAACGGCAACGGCACGCGCATGCCACAAACCTTTATCCAGGATGCCAGCACGCCCAAGCGCAAGGCCTTTATCGACGCCTATGTGGCCACCTACAAACCGTCGGGCGGCCGCATGCCGTCGGCCGTGTCGGCGGCGCAAGGCTACGATTCCATCTACCTGCTGGCCGCCGCCTTCAAGCAGGCCGGCGGCACGGACGGCCCGAAAGTGCGCGCCGCGCTGGAAAACCTGACGGAAAAAGTGGAAGGCGCCGTCACCACCTACGATAAACCGTTCAGCAAGACCGACCATGAGGCGATCACCGCCGACCTGACCGTGTTTGGCGAAGTCAAGGATGGCAAGGTGGTGCAGGCGAAATAA
- a CDS encoding bifunctional 2',3'-cyclic-nucleotide 2'-phosphodiesterase/3'-nucleotidase encodes MSTALRLIILPIAPVLLAACGTLPASTPVGSTATLALLETTDLHANVLSYDYYKLQDEPSIGLERTAALIAQARSEFPNNLLLDNGDTIQGTALADYQALVKPLACDQTLAIYKAMNLLKVDGGGIGNHEFNYGLAFLSQVTGNQFDVDSVDAAKPRCAGPQFPQVLANVYSVKSGKPLFAPFHIIDKKITAMGADGKLITSTVKVGIISFAPPTIMSWDKRWLEGRVYTQGVRETAEKFIPEMRAKGAELVVAISHGGLDNSPYSPTMENGNYYLSQVPGVDAMLIGHSHQLFPNASSTVPQFNLPGVDKARGLVNGVPTVMANLWGKHLGVIGLRLRHDGKQWVIDKTQTTVEARGIQNADKSYVQADPAIAKLVAVEHAATIAYVQTPVGSTDFRMSTYFADVGDISAIEVVNQAQTSYLAAYVKANLPQYANLPVLSMSSPFKSGSAGVSDFTDVKAGNVALNNAADLYLYPNALYGVKMTGAELKAWLEHSAQRFNTIDPNKMGPQELINTAHPSYNFDTITSKDISYEIDVTQTPGQRIKRLTYQGKPVDLQQEFLIATNNYRASGGGNFPGLDGSKTVLASPDNNRELLIAYITQEKQLTRAKNGAARSWRFAKAATRGPVVFHTAPKVLELAQAAGIDNVTLLKADDGAGKGFALYQLDLSK; translated from the coding sequence ATGTCGACTGCCTTGCGCCTGATCATACTCCCGATCGCTCCCGTCCTGCTGGCTGCCTGCGGCACCTTGCCGGCCTCCACCCCGGTCGGCAGCACCGCCACCCTGGCCCTGCTGGAAACGACGGATTTGCACGCCAACGTGCTCAGTTATGACTATTACAAGCTGCAGGATGAGCCGTCGATCGGCCTGGAACGCACGGCGGCCCTGATCGCGCAGGCGCGCAGCGAGTTTCCGAACAACCTGCTGCTTGACAACGGCGACACCATCCAGGGCACGGCGCTGGCCGACTACCAGGCGCTGGTAAAGCCGTTGGCCTGCGACCAGACCCTGGCCATTTACAAGGCCATGAATTTGCTGAAGGTCGATGGCGGCGGCATCGGCAACCATGAATTCAATTACGGCCTGGCCTTCCTGAGCCAGGTGACGGGCAACCAGTTCGACGTCGACAGCGTCGATGCGGCCAAGCCGCGCTGCGCGGGGCCGCAGTTTCCGCAAGTGCTGGCCAATGTCTACAGCGTGAAAAGCGGCAAGCCGTTGTTCGCGCCATTTCACATTATCGACAAGAAAATCACGGCGATGGGCGCCGATGGCAAGCTGATTACCAGCACGGTGAAAGTGGGCATCATCAGCTTTGCGCCGCCGACCATCATGTCGTGGGACAAGCGCTGGCTGGAAGGGCGCGTATATACCCAGGGCGTGCGCGAAACGGCGGAAAAATTCATCCCGGAAATGCGCGCCAAGGGCGCCGAGTTGGTGGTGGCCATTTCGCACGGCGGCCTGGACAACAGCCCCTACTCGCCGACTATGGAAAACGGCAATTATTATCTGTCGCAGGTACCGGGCGTGGACGCCATGCTGATCGGCCACTCGCACCAGCTGTTCCCGAACGCCAGCAGCACCGTGCCGCAATTCAATCTGCCTGGCGTTGACAAGGCCCGTGGCCTGGTCAATGGCGTGCCGACCGTGATGGCCAATCTGTGGGGCAAGCACCTGGGCGTGATCGGCCTGCGCCTGCGGCACGATGGCAAGCAGTGGGTGATCGACAAAACCCAAACGACGGTCGAGGCGCGCGGCATCCAGAACGCCGACAAGAGTTATGTCCAGGCCGATCCGGCGATCGCCAAACTGGTCGCCGTCGAACACGCGGCCACCATCGCCTATGTGCAGACGCCGGTCGGCTCGACCGACTTCCGCATGTCGACCTATTTCGCCGACGTGGGCGATATCAGCGCCATCGAAGTGGTCAACCAGGCGCAAACAAGCTATCTGGCCGCCTATGTCAAAGCCAATCTGCCGCAATACGCGAACTTGCCGGTGCTGTCGATGTCGTCGCCGTTCAAGAGCGGCTCGGCCGGCGTCTCCGATTTTACCGATGTGAAGGCCGGCAATGTGGCGCTCAATAACGCGGCTGACCTGTACCTGTATCCGAACGCCCTGTACGGCGTCAAGATGACGGGCGCGGAACTGAAGGCCTGGCTGGAACATTCGGCCCAGCGTTTCAATACCATCGACCCCAACAAGATGGGGCCGCAGGAGCTGATCAATACAGCCCATCCCAGCTACAACTTCGATACCATCACGAGCAAAGATATCAGCTACGAGATCGACGTGACGCAGACGCCCGGCCAGCGCATCAAGCGCTTGACTTACCAAGGCAAACCGGTGGACCTGCAACAGGAATTCTTGATCGCCACCAATAACTACCGCGCCAGCGGCGGCGGCAATTTTCCCGGCCTGGACGGCAGCAAGACGGTGCTCGCTTCGCCCGACAACAACCGCGAATTGCTGATCGCCTATATCACGCAGGAAAAGCAGCTGACGCGCGCGAAAAACGGCGCGGCGCGCAGCTGGCGCTTTGCCAAGGCCGCCACCAGGGGCCCGGTGGTGTTCCATACGGCGCCCAAGGTGCTGGAGCTGGCGCAAGCGGCCGGCATCGACAATGTGACCTTGTTGAAAGCAGATGATGGCGCGGGCAAGGGCTTTGCGTTGTACCAGCTCGATCTGTCGAAGTGA
- the prfB gene encoding peptide chain release factor 2 (programmed frameshift), translating to MEAERINIISALLSDLTVREAELRRYLDFTVKSEKLEQVNEELEDPTVWNDPKRAQDLGKEKKALEAIVFTLTRADADLSDTKDLFAMAREEGDDETLEAIEGDVQDILKVIESMEFRRMFNNPMDPNNCFIDIQAGAGGTEAQDWASMLLRQYLRYCERKGFKVEILEQSDGEVAGIKTATLKVEGDHAYGFLRTETGVHRLVRKSPFDSANGRHTSFTSLFVYPEVDDSIEIDVNPADIRVDTYRASGAGGQHINKTDSAVRMTHAPTGIVVQCQNDRSQHRNRAEAMEMLKAKLYEHELRKRMSEQQKLEDSKTDVGWGHQIRSYVLDQSRIKDLRTGFETGNTKGVLDGDIDEFISASLKQGV from the exons ATGGAAGCCGAACGCATCAATATCATCTCCGCCCTGCTCTCCGACCTGACGGTCCGCGAAGCCGAACTTCGGAGGTATCTT GACTTCACTGTCAAGTCGGAGAAACTAGAGCAAGTCAACGAAGAACTGGAAGACCCCACCGTCTGGAACGATCCCAAGCGCGCCCAGGATCTTGGTAAAGAGAAGAAGGCGCTGGAAGCCATCGTCTTTACTTTGACCCGCGCCGACGCAGACCTCAGCGATACCAAAGACCTGTTCGCCATGGCGCGCGAAGAAGGCGACGACGAGACGCTCGAAGCGATCGAAGGCGACGTGCAGGACATCCTCAAGGTCATCGAAAGCATGGAGTTCCGCCGGATGTTCAACAATCCGATGGACCCGAACAACTGCTTCATCGACATCCAGGCCGGCGCCGGCGGCACCGAAGCCCAGGACTGGGCCTCGATGCTGCTGCGCCAGTACCTGCGCTATTGCGAACGCAAGGGCTTCAAGGTTGAAATCCTGGAGCAATCCGACGGCGAGGTCGCCGGCATCAAGACCGCCACCCTGAAGGTCGAGGGCGATCACGCCTATGGCTTCCTGCGCACGGAAACCGGCGTGCACCGCCTGGTGCGCAAGTCGCCGTTCGACTCGGCCAATGGCCGCCATACCTCGTTCACGTCGCTGTTCGTGTATCCGGAAGTCGATGATTCGATCGAGATCGATGTCAACCCGGCCGATATCCGCGTCGACACCTACCGCGCATCGGGCGCTGGTGGTCAGCACATCAATAAAACCGACTCCGCCGTCCGCATGACGCACGCGCCGACCGGCATCGTGGTGCAGTGCCAGAACGACCGTTCGCAGCACCGCAACCGCGCCGAAGCGATGGAAATGCTGAAAGCCAAGCTGTACGAACACGAACTGCGCAAGCGCATGAGCGAACAGCAGAAGCTGGAAGACTCGAAGACCGACGTGGGCTGGGGCCACCAGATCCGCTCCTACGTGCTGGACCAGTCCCGCATCAAGGACTTGCGCACCGGTTTCGAGACGGGCAACACCAAGGGCGTGCTCGATGGCGACATCGACGAGTTCATTTCCGCTTCCCTGAAACAAGGCGTTTAA
- a CDS encoding HAD family phosphatase, producing the protein MTASQRALIFDMDGTIVDNMAFHTKSWLEFFQRRGQVIDPDAFFLATAGRQGHEIMRSYLGEDVDHVSLNAEKEALYRELYAPHLATVPGFDALIAKAAAAGVKLVVGTAAPNENIAFTLDGLDLRSKFDAIVGAADVARGKPNPDVFLAGAAKVNVLPENCIVFEDAPLGVEAARRAGMRAVVLTTTLPASAFAEFDNVIRIAADFSQLDLDALFASTPAMATPI; encoded by the coding sequence ATGACTGCTTCTCAGCGTGCTCTGATCTTTGACATGGATGGCACCATCGTCGACAACATGGCTTTTCACACCAAGTCGTGGCTGGAATTTTTCCAGCGCCGCGGCCAGGTGATCGACCCGGATGCGTTTTTCCTGGCCACGGCAGGACGGCAAGGCCATGAAATCATGCGCAGCTACCTGGGCGAAGATGTCGACCATGTCAGCCTGAACGCCGAGAAGGAAGCACTGTACCGCGAGCTGTACGCGCCACACCTGGCCACCGTGCCGGGTTTCGACGCGCTGATCGCCAAGGCCGCCGCCGCTGGCGTCAAGCTGGTGGTGGGCACCGCCGCGCCGAACGAGAACATCGCCTTCACGCTCGATGGCCTGGACCTGCGCAGCAAGTTCGACGCCATCGTCGGCGCCGCCGATGTTGCGCGCGGCAAGCCGAACCCGGACGTGTTCCTGGCCGGCGCGGCAAAAGTGAACGTACTGCCGGAAAACTGCATCGTCTTCGAAGACGCGCCGCTGGGCGTGGAAGCGGCGCGCCGCGCCGGCATGCGCGCGGTGGTGCTGACCACCACCCTGCCCGCCTCGGCATTTGCCGAATTCGACAATGTGATCCGCATCGCCGCCGATTTTTCCCAACTCGATCTCGACGCATTGTTCGCCAGCACGCCTGCCATGGCAACCCCCATTTAA
- the lysS gene encoding lysine--tRNA ligase, which translates to MTTDIQEQAAAPDENKIIAERRVKLAALREQGIAFPNDFRPEHKAADLHAQYGTKTREELEAEPVTVVLAGRMMLKREAGKKAAFATLQDASGAKADGRIQIYATLDLTGEAAMAALHHYDLGDILGVTGTLFKTKTDELTIKVSELRLITKSLRPLPDKFHGLADQETKYRQRYVDLIMNEETRRTFKARTAAISSIRRFMEKNEFMEVETPMLHTIPGGAAAKPFVTHHNALDMEMYLRIAPELYLKRLVVGGFDRVFEINRNFRNEGVSIRHNPEFTMMEFYAAYTDYKWLMDFTEAVIRQAAIDAHGTATLTYGGRELDLAKPFHRLTIVGAINKYAPHYSTEQLADAAFIKEELKKFGVKPFATAGLGALQLALFEETAEAQLWEPTYIIDYPVEVSPLARASDTVAGITERFELFMVGREIANGFSELNDAEDQSARFLAQVAAKDAGDEEAMFYDADYIRALEYGMPPAGGCGIGIDRLMMIITDSPNIRDVLLFPHLRREE; encoded by the coding sequence ATGACCACGGACATCCAAGAACAAGCCGCCGCCCCCGATGAAAACAAAATCATCGCCGAGCGCCGCGTCAAGCTGGCCGCCCTGCGCGAACAAGGCATCGCCTTCCCGAACGATTTCCGCCCTGAACACAAGGCGGCCGATCTGCACGCGCAATACGGCACCAAGACGCGCGAAGAGCTGGAAGCCGAACCTGTCACCGTGGTGCTGGCCGGCCGCATGATGCTCAAGCGCGAAGCGGGCAAGAAAGCCGCGTTCGCCACCCTGCAGGACGCCTCCGGCGCCAAGGCCGATGGCCGCATCCAGATCTACGCCACCCTGGACCTGACCGGTGAAGCGGCCATGGCCGCCCTGCACCACTACGACCTGGGCGATATCCTGGGCGTGACGGGCACGCTGTTCAAGACCAAGACCGACGAACTGACCATCAAAGTCAGCGAACTGCGTTTGATCACCAAGTCGCTGCGTCCACTGCCGGACAAATTCCACGGCCTGGCCGACCAGGAAACGAAATATCGCCAGCGCTACGTCGACCTGATCATGAACGAAGAGACGCGCCGCACCTTCAAGGCCCGTACCGCCGCCATCTCGTCGATCCGCCGCTTCATGGAAAAGAACGAGTTCATGGAAGTGGAAACGCCGATGCTGCACACCATCCCCGGCGGCGCGGCGGCCAAGCCGTTCGTCACGCACCACAATGCGCTGGACATGGAAATGTATCTGCGCATCGCGCCCGAGCTGTACCTGAAGCGACTGGTGGTGGGCGGCTTTGACCGCGTGTTCGAAATCAACCGCAACTTCCGCAACGAAGGCGTGTCGATCCGTCACAACCCGGAATTCACGATGATGGAATTCTACGCGGCCTATACCGACTACAAATGGCTGATGGACTTCACCGAAGCGGTGATCCGCCAGGCCGCCATCGACGCCCACGGCACCGCCACCCTGACCTATGGCGGCCGCGAGCTGGACCTGGCAAAACCGTTCCACCGCCTGACCATCGTCGGCGCCATCAACAAGTACGCGCCGCACTACTCGACGGAGCAACTGGCTGACGCGGCCTTCATCAAGGAAGAGCTGAAGAAATTCGGCGTGAAGCCGTTCGCCACCGCCGGCCTGGGCGCGCTGCAACTGGCGCTGTTCGAAGAAACGGCCGAGGCCCAGCTGTGGGAACCGACCTACATCATCGACTATCCGGTCGAAGTGTCGCCGCTGGCGCGCGCCTCCGACACGGTGGCCGGTATCACCGAGCGCTTCGAACTGTTCATGGTCGGCCGCGAAATCGCCAACGGCTTCTCCGAGCTGAACGACGCCGAAGACCAGTCGGCCCGCTTCCTGGCGCAAGTGGCCGCCAAGGACGCCGGCGATGAAGAAGCGATGTTCTACGACGCCGACTATATCCGCGCGCTCGAATACGGCATGCCGCCAGCCGGCGGCTGCGGCATCGGCATCGACCGCCTGATGATGATCATCACGGACTCGCCGAATATCCGTGACGTGCTGCTGTTCCCGCACCTGCGCCGCGAAGAATGA